In Solanum pennellii chromosome 7, SPENNV200, the following are encoded in one genomic region:
- the LOC107026337 gene encoding interactor of constitutive active ROPs 4, translated as MPRSRGSEMPQRQSPRAPSQLRTSSSESDPIHHRPVTDRSPKLGDRRSPRGAQSDPLNQRKLGTRIADLESQLGQAQDELKSLKGQLASAEAAKKAAQEQLEKKTKKPTVADSDQIQETNDDNRINLTHEIHEDDEMKEADVFEVPVEKLTPPNVEISHPFAEDDLKSSSLSPDESVKPSFEELNLKDEEISSLKSKLEEKEKELEVFSQENENLKKELNEKMQEISSLKAKEDETSLKLNQVAQELETSKNDGVNIKEKLEATEKAKEALENEMKKLRVQTEQWRKAADAAAAILSGGGMEMNGRRLPERCGSMDKHYGNVFEPGVGGYGGYLGSPGLVDDSDDVFGHGKRKGSGIKMFGDLWKKKGHK; from the exons ATGCCAAGATCAAG GGGATCAGAAATGCCTCAAAGGCAATCTCCTCGAGCCCCTTCGCAACTTAGAACATCAAGCTCCGAGTCTGATCCTATACACCATCGGCCAGTGACTGACCGGAGTCCTAAATTAGGTGATCGTCGCTCACCACGTGGTGCTCAATCTGATCCACTGAATCAAAGGAAACTTGGAACTAGAATTGCAGATTTGGAATCCCAACTTGGCCAAGCACAGGATGAGCTCAAGTCCCTTAAAGGGCAGTTAGCTTCAGCTGAGGCTGCAAAAAAAgcagctcaagaacagcttgagAAGAAAACCAAGAAGCCAACTGTAGCTGATTCTGACCAAATCCAAGAAACCAACGATGACAACAGAATCAACCTGACTCATGAAATTCATGAGGACGATGAAATGAAAGAAGCGGATGTGTTTGAAGTTCCAGTTGAGAAGTTAACTCCTCCAAATGTTGAAATTAGCCACCCCTTTGCTGAAGATGACTTGAAAAGTTCAAGTCTTTCACCTGATGAATCGGTGAAACCATCGTTTGAAGAGCTGAACTTGAAGGATGAAGAGATAAGTTCATTGAAATCCAAGTTGgaggagaaagaaaaagagcTTGAGGTTTTCAGCCAAGAAAATGAAAACCTGAAAAAGGAGCTGAATGAAAAGATGCAAGAGATATCATCCCTTAAGGCAAAGGAAGATGAAACAAGCCTCAAGCTTAACCAAGTAGCCCAAGAGCTGGAAACAAGCAAGAATGATGGAGTTAACATAAAGGAGAAACTTGAAGCCACTGAAAAGGCAAAAGAGGCAttagaaaatgaaatgaagaaactaAGAGTCCAAACAGAACAATGGAGGAAAGCTGCAGATGCTGCAGCAGCAATATTATCAGGAGGAGGCATGGAGATGAATGGGAGAAGGCTACCGGAGAGGTGTGGATCAATGGATAAGCACTATGGTAATGTATTTGAACCAGGTGTTGGCGGATATGGCGGTTACTTGGGTTCACCAGGGTTAGTTGATGATTCAGACGATGTTTTTGGACATGGCAAGAGAAAAGGTTCTGGTATTAAGATGTTTGGTGACCTCTGGAAGAAGAAGGGCCACAAATAA